A region of Lycium barbarum isolate Lr01 chromosome 1, ASM1917538v2, whole genome shotgun sequence DNA encodes the following proteins:
- the LOC132627157 gene encoding uncharacterized protein LOC132627157, with amino-acid sequence MYIYFAAIPLHSLASSVTVFNGLNFSEWHEQVQFHLGVMDIDLALLKENPAAITDTSSEDEKSFHKAWERSNRLCLMFMRMTIANNIKSTIPQTESAREYLKFVEERFCSADKSLAGTLMAELTTMKFDGSRSMQNHIIEMTNIAARLRTLGMKVDDSFLVQFILNSLPPEYGPFQINYNTIKDKWDVSELSSMLT; translated from the coding sequence ATGTATATCTATTTTGCAGCTATTCCTCTTCATTCGCTTGCTTCATCTGTTACTGTGTTCAACGGATTGAACTTCTCTGAATGGCATGAACAAGTCCAGTTCCACTTAGGTGTGATGGATATTGATTTGGCTCTGCTGAAAGAAAACCCTGCTGCTATTACTGATACGAGCAGTGAGGATGAGAAGTCTTTCCATAAAGCATGGGAACGCTCTAACAGATTGTGCCTTATGTTTATGCGAATGACTATTGCCAACAACATTAAGAGTACTATTCCACAGACAGAAAGTGCCAGGGAATACCTGAAGTTTGTGGAAGAACGTTTTTGTTCTGCTGATAAGTCTCTCGCTGGTACACTAATGGCTGAACTCACGACcatgaagtttgatgggtcgcgtAGTATGCAAAATCATATCATCGAGATGACTAATATTGCAGCAAGACTCCGAACTTTGGGGATGAAAGTGGATGACTCCTTCTTGGTTCAGTTTATTCTAAACTCATTGCCTCCTGAGTATGGACCATTCCAAATTAACTATAACACTATTAAGGATAAGTGGGATGTTAGTGAATTGTCCAGTATGCTTACTTAG